The following proteins come from a genomic window of Frankia casuarinae:
- a CDS encoding MFS transporter — MRRATRSQPFDAQVLFRARAATMSSLFLLALLLASWAPRIPQIKEGLELGDGQLGLTLLGAPIGAVLTLWLIGLAVTRYGSITMVRAGLPAYCATGLLVPLVEGPWSLFALLALWGATSSCLDISLNTQAVGIERCYQRPIMTSAHAAWTAGALSGAGIGSAAAALSVPIGVQFAVLGGLGLAAALPATAWMLPDGAAPEVAPGDGRDGWDGDSDRAMPRGPVGTGSRARPFVALCVIAFGSFLCEGVAADWSAVYLTDVAGAAVGIAGIGFVAFTSCMFVVRLFGDRAMARFGPTRTVRGLAVTAMVGFALMLALGSSAFGTVGGIVGFGTLGVGTACVLPAVFSATGRLGSSTGSSIAVVGTVGYVGWLCGPALIGGLAELAGLQFAMVVVFVLLVAITVCASALRGPDSPAAAAEFTADPGTSEISGVPKIPEVG, encoded by the coding sequence GTGCGCCGCGCGACTCGGAGCCAGCCCTTCGATGCCCAAGTACTGTTCCGTGCCCGGGCGGCGACGATGAGCTCGCTGTTCCTGCTGGCTCTGCTGCTTGCGAGCTGGGCGCCGCGTATACCGCAAATCAAGGAGGGGCTCGAACTCGGCGACGGGCAGCTCGGTCTGACCCTGCTCGGCGCCCCGATCGGGGCGGTTCTGACACTGTGGCTGATCGGTCTGGCGGTCACCCGCTACGGCAGCATCACCATGGTGCGAGCAGGTTTGCCCGCCTACTGCGCCACCGGTCTTCTGGTCCCGCTCGTCGAGGGACCCTGGTCTCTGTTCGCCCTGCTCGCCCTGTGGGGGGCGACCAGCAGCTGCCTCGACATCTCCCTGAACACCCAGGCCGTGGGGATTGAGCGCTGCTACCAGCGGCCGATCATGACCTCCGCCCATGCGGCGTGGACGGCGGGTGCCCTGTCCGGGGCCGGGATCGGTTCGGCGGCGGCCGCTCTGAGTGTCCCGATCGGCGTGCAGTTCGCGGTGCTCGGCGGGTTGGGTCTCGCTGCCGCCCTACCCGCCACGGCCTGGATGCTGCCCGACGGCGCTGCACCGGAAGTCGCGCCGGGGGACGGGCGAGATGGCTGGGACGGGGACAGCGACAGAGCGATGCCCCGGGGTCCCGTCGGCACCGGCAGCCGTGCCCGGCCGTTCGTCGCACTGTGCGTCATCGCCTTCGGTAGTTTCCTCTGCGAAGGTGTGGCAGCGGACTGGAGCGCCGTCTACCTCACCGATGTGGCCGGAGCGGCCGTCGGAATCGCGGGTATCGGCTTTGTGGCCTTCACCTCCTGCATGTTCGTCGTGCGCCTGTTCGGGGACCGCGCCATGGCACGGTTCGGCCCGACCCGAACGGTCCGCGGCCTCGCCGTGACCGCGATGGTGGGATTCGCGCTCATGCTTGCGCTCGGTTCCTCGGCGTTCGGCACGGTCGGGGGAATCGTCGGATTCGGAACGCTCGGCGTCGGCACCGCCTGCGTGCTGCCCGCGGTGTTCTCCGCGACGGGGCGGCTTGGATCTTCGACGGGCAGCTCCATCGCCGTGGTCGGCACGGTCGGGTATGTCGGATGGTTGTGCGGGCCGGCTCTCATCGGTGGGCTCGCCGAGCTGGCGGGCCTGCAGTTCGCCATGGTCGTCGTGTTCGTCCTGCTCGTTGCGATCACGGTTTGCGCGTCGGCGCTGCGCGGTCCCGATTCTCCTGCTGCGGCTGCCGAGTTCACTGCGGACCCCGGTACCTCGGAGATCTCCGGGGTACCCAAGATCCCCGAGGTCGGCTAG
- a CDS encoding LysM peptidoglycan-binding domain-containing protein, which translates to MVDDRAGSVPARQPVPVVSAELRSRERLRAAGAIAAIAGVVLGVPVVLILVLGPPLQSRDGTGAVVRAILALLFWAAWLHFTACLIAECRAELRGTGLAPRIPLGGAPQNLARRLVATSVLFSGTTVLVAPMTYARAPAVPPAPGRMGTAMPVSTTSAALVAPRPAPDDRAPALTRGDRAPVTTTTDPGAGAPTQQTWPSRPEPGSSPAGPAGRMTPRVRHAELISPIADPNGRLMPNGRMMKLYEVRPAEGRHHDTLWGIAERFLGDGLRYREIFDLNEGRAQPDGRTLSKPSLIHAGWVLLLPADAQGEGLQTLHVPDSVPGWPAAETGTAPPTPGGYDLTDLDNHGPGDPGLDDPEPSYPDFEDPGPGDSDGRLGASRALAVLDDTAAVVSARNTAVVTGGPTTPGLLTSDSFGPSSQGLLGIAAASLLAAGVMVALSTRRAGPASPPEDETERALLLAADTDAARFVDRSLRVLSAGLTDLGRLLPPVYAAILTDDLLILHMAPAEEEPPPPPWTVGEAPGSWRIERMPGLPGDQPAQMIAQMTAGVPAPFPALVTFGRDDAGSRILVDLEGAPGIISLIGDLDVATEVAIAVAIELGTNVWSDDLRVCLVGFPADTGADLTTIAPARVWTADDLSAVLDELAGPQDDAGRTGVDPAPADPPTVTAGGRDRVTGNPRALAPDLLILAAPPAAADVARLTRMANGRDDAVGVLTVGDTPAARWRFTVESDRRVSLGVLGVQVRAQALSMTEYTSITALFHRADAAGSPARASGSLPDESLPDEGPPPPPVSQPPAGPIVAGPTATGPATTRPDEPTRPPSQRGSMPGALPWTPKLSALTGPAFPQPLSTVPTPAGPLPDPGSATPEPRGAEPQDMHGRAAVLPGTGFPPTISPSDDDPTRPPSNGRRLPTEPPPPTPKPPSPPRRTASAGPVLPTTTDTGDAPEAAGLLAHPGRPLIHPTDIPRVPPVVYFETPRMRANRQGRVPAESIQPGTEAPPGPPAPPPPTTGYRTAIPPRPPIPPPNERLAADAHRAPPQTARARYADGDTTVPDVGVSRPPTGTPGAAPQRVPLETTPPADPTAPAEAQVRILGLPTVEGPGRPPAERIDLLTEVIVYLALHREGVDSRLLAEEIWPSDTTEEIADAALTEARQWLGTDASGLPRIMIGPDGRWWLSPDVRCDWELFVAYTHRAGLPGSDAEADLTTALRMVSGPLWTDLPAGRYRWATTGPIARSTRAGVVDVAHRLAQLTLDFGDTMTAMAACRTGLRAVPTSEVLWRDLLRTVAARGDRRTLQAVATEMYRTIGVGGVRRGGRAEAETDALVQTLLPGFRRGRR; encoded by the coding sequence ATGGTCGATGACAGGGCCGGGAGTGTGCCGGCCCGCCAGCCGGTGCCGGTGGTCTCCGCGGAGCTGCGGTCTCGGGAACGGCTGCGCGCAGCCGGGGCCATCGCTGCGATCGCCGGTGTCGTCCTCGGCGTTCCGGTCGTACTGATCCTGGTACTGGGTCCACCGCTCCAGAGCAGGGACGGAACCGGCGCGGTCGTCCGAGCCATCCTGGCCCTGCTCTTCTGGGCCGCCTGGCTGCACTTCACCGCCTGTCTCATCGCGGAATGCCGAGCCGAGCTGCGCGGTACCGGCCTCGCCCCGCGGATACCGCTGGGCGGCGCCCCCCAGAACCTCGCCCGCCGTCTCGTCGCCACATCCGTGTTGTTCTCCGGGACGACGGTTCTGGTCGCCCCGATGACATACGCCCGGGCCCCCGCCGTTCCGCCTGCGCCCGGCCGGATGGGGACGGCAATGCCGGTATCGACGACCTCGGCGGCCCTGGTCGCTCCGCGGCCGGCTCCGGACGACAGGGCGCCCGCGCTCACGAGGGGTGATCGGGCTCCGGTGACCACGACAACGGATCCCGGCGCCGGCGCACCGACCCAGCAGACCTGGCCGTCACGGCCGGAACCGGGGAGCAGCCCGGCTGGCCCGGCTGGCCGCATGACACCGCGTGTCCGCCACGCCGAGTTGATCAGTCCGATCGCGGATCCGAACGGCCGGCTCATGCCCAACGGGCGCATGATGAAGCTCTACGAGGTGCGACCTGCCGAGGGACGCCACCACGACACCCTCTGGGGCATCGCGGAGCGCTTCCTCGGTGACGGTCTACGGTATCGGGAGATCTTCGACCTCAACGAGGGTCGTGCCCAGCCGGACGGCCGCACGCTGTCCAAGCCATCGCTCATCCATGCCGGCTGGGTGCTGCTGCTGCCCGCCGACGCGCAGGGCGAGGGCCTGCAGACACTGCATGTACCGGACTCCGTCCCGGGATGGCCTGCCGCCGAAACGGGTACCGCGCCCCCCACCCCCGGCGGCTACGACCTCACTGACCTCGACAACCACGGCCCCGGCGACCCGGGCCTCGATGATCCAGAACCCAGCTATCCCGATTTCGAAGACCCCGGGCCGGGGGACAGCGACGGTCGTCTCGGCGCCTCTCGTGCGCTGGCAGTCCTGGATGACACGGCCGCGGTCGTCTCGGCGCGGAACACCGCGGTGGTCACCGGTGGCCCCACTACACCCGGCCTGCTCACGTCCGACTCCTTCGGACCGTCCTCCCAGGGTCTGCTGGGGATAGCAGCCGCCAGCCTGCTCGCCGCCGGAGTCATGGTGGCGTTGTCCACACGCCGGGCGGGGCCGGCGAGCCCCCCGGAGGACGAGACAGAGCGCGCGCTGCTCCTGGCCGCCGACACGGATGCCGCCCGATTTGTCGACCGCTCACTGCGCGTTCTGTCTGCCGGCCTGACCGATCTGGGACGTCTGCTTCCCCCGGTGTACGCGGCGATCCTCACCGACGACCTGCTGATCCTGCACATGGCACCCGCGGAGGAGGAGCCTCCACCGCCCCCATGGACCGTTGGCGAGGCGCCCGGGTCCTGGCGGATCGAGCGGATGCCCGGTCTGCCCGGTGACCAGCCGGCCCAGATGATCGCCCAGATGACGGCCGGCGTGCCGGCTCCGTTCCCGGCCCTCGTCACCTTCGGCCGGGACGACGCCGGGTCACGCATTCTCGTCGACCTGGAAGGCGCTCCGGGCATCATCAGCCTGATCGGCGACCTGGACGTCGCGACGGAGGTCGCGATCGCCGTGGCGATCGAGCTGGGAACCAACGTGTGGTCGGATGATCTGCGGGTCTGTCTGGTGGGTTTCCCGGCCGACACCGGAGCCGACCTGACGACGATCGCACCCGCTCGGGTCTGGACAGCGGACGACCTGAGCGCCGTCCTCGACGAACTCGCCGGACCACAGGACGACGCCGGTCGCACCGGCGTCGATCCGGCACCGGCAGACCCGCCGACCGTCACCGCGGGCGGCCGCGATCGGGTCACCGGCAATCCACGGGCGCTGGCACCCGATCTACTCATTCTCGCGGCCCCTCCCGCAGCCGCCGACGTCGCCCGGTTGACCAGGATGGCGAACGGGCGGGACGACGCCGTGGGAGTCCTCACCGTCGGCGACACCCCGGCCGCCCGCTGGCGCTTCACGGTCGAGTCGGACCGCCGCGTGTCCCTCGGCGTTCTCGGCGTCCAGGTACGGGCGCAGGCTCTGAGCATGACCGAGTACACCTCGATCACCGCGCTGTTCCATCGGGCCGATGCGGCGGGATCTCCCGCCCGGGCCTCGGGCAGCCTGCCGGACGAGAGTCTGCCGGACGAGGGCCCCCCACCACCCCCCGTATCACAGCCGCCCGCCGGACCGATCGTCGCCGGACCCACCGCGACCGGGCCGGCAACTACCCGGCCCGACGAGCCGACAAGGCCACCCTCACAACGCGGCTCCATGCCCGGGGCGCTGCCCTGGACGCCGAAACTCTCAGCCCTCACCGGGCCTGCCTTCCCCCAGCCGCTCTCGACCGTCCCCACTCCGGCAGGCCCACTCCCCGACCCCGGCTCTGCCACACCGGAGCCACGCGGAGCGGAACCGCAGGACATGCACGGTCGCGCCGCGGTCCTGCCCGGCACCGGATTCCCACCCACCATTTCCCCATCGGACGACGATCCGACGCGACCGCCCTCGAACGGCCGCCGGCTCCCCACCGAACCCCCGCCGCCCACGCCCAAGCCTCCCAGCCCTCCGCGAAGGACCGCATCGGCCGGTCCCGTCCTACCGACCACCACGGACACCGGCGACGCCCCCGAAGCCGCCGGTCTGCTGGCCCATCCGGGGCGACCGCTCATCCACCCGACGGATATCCCACGGGTACCACCCGTGGTCTACTTCGAGACGCCCCGGATGCGAGCGAACCGGCAGGGCCGCGTCCCGGCCGAATCGATCCAGCCCGGGACGGAGGCACCACCTGGACCCCCTGCCCCCCCGCCGCCAACCACCGGGTACCGGACCGCGATCCCACCCCGGCCGCCGATCCCGCCTCCGAACGAACGGCTGGCGGCGGACGCGCACCGTGCACCGCCTCAGACTGCTCGGGCGCGCTACGCCGACGGAGATACCACCGTCCCGGATGTCGGCGTTTCACGGCCCCCGACGGGGACGCCCGGGGCGGCGCCACAGCGTGTGCCGCTCGAAACCACGCCGCCCGCCGATCCCACCGCGCCCGCCGAGGCGCAGGTCCGGATTCTCGGACTGCCCACCGTCGAGGGTCCCGGGCGACCACCCGCCGAGCGCATCGACCTGTTGACCGAGGTCATCGTCTACCTCGCGCTGCACCGGGAAGGCGTGGACAGTCGGCTCCTCGCCGAGGAGATCTGGCCATCCGACACCACGGAGGAGATCGCCGACGCCGCGTTGACCGAAGCGCGCCAGTGGCTGGGGACCGATGCCAGCGGCTTGCCTCGGATCATGATCGGCCCGGATGGCCGGTGGTGGCTGAGTCCGGATGTGCGCTGCGACTGGGAACTCTTCGTGGCCTACACCCACCGGGCCGGTCTGCCGGGCAGCGACGCCGAGGCGGATCTGACGACAGCCCTGCGGATGGTCAGCGGTCCCCTGTGGACGGATCTGCCTGCCGGGCGGTACCGCTGGGCGACCACCGGGCCAATCGCCCGAAGCACCCGGGCGGGCGTGGTCGACGTGGCGCATCGCCTCGCCCAGCTGACGTTGGACTTCGGTGACACGATGACGGCGATGGCGGCCTGCCGCACCGGGCTACGGGCCGTGCCGACCTCCGAAGTGCTCTGGCGGGACCTGCTGCGCACGGTCGCCGCACGGGGTGATCGCCGGACTCTGCAGGCTGTGGCAACGGAGATGTACCGAACTATCGGTGTCGGCGGGGTGCGTCGCGGCGGGCGGGCCGAGGCCGAGACGGACGCACTGGTGCAGACCCTGCTGCCCGGATTCCGTCGCGGCCGGCGGTAG
- a CDS encoding WXG100 family type VII secretion target translates to MRTVTTPAAQQAAGRMSRQLPDLQATTTNLINHGNTLADPRNWEGPKAQVFRAQVWPEVQSALTDLRTNLAELARGITEINRRTAAAGS, encoded by the coding sequence GTGCGAACCGTGACCACACCAGCGGCCCAACAGGCGGCCGGGCGGATGAGCCGACAGCTACCCGATCTGCAGGCGACCACGACAAATCTGATCAATCATGGCAATACGTTGGCGGACCCGCGAAACTGGGAGGGCCCGAAGGCACAGGTTTTTCGTGCTCAGGTCTGGCCGGAGGTGCAGAGCGCGCTGACCGACCTGCGGACGAACCTCGCCGAGCTCGCCCGCGGCATCACCGAGATCAACCGCCGAACCGCCGCGGCCGGAAGCTGA
- a CDS encoding FtsK/SpoIIIE domain-containing protein: protein MRFTLTVRDATRNSSTDVLLTAAPETPLRAVAGAMAAAVRPQRRTPTPARAGPSINVSGTVRPLDPETTLASSPLREGAVVSLDAVVSRRVRGTGLVDLMIIGGPGAGDIHHLPAGEFTVGSGPGCTVTLGGHSSDEPALTIRIEVDGRCTVTAGPGAAVLGDHPSLPAGTILAAVRIAPVTLLLVRPAPLTVLTRPSVSAPGMLDVNRPPRLHPPERESVFVLPAAPAEPRRVQVPVLTTVLPLVAALGMAALLRTVYVLLFAVLAPVSLAASVVSGRRREGREFRAAMARYRQERDDVEATARAALAAECAERRRSHPDPASLLATAQGPTATLWERRRHDPDHLHLRFGTADLPSRVRTTDPSPAAVTPRQPPAWVAPDVPAVIALAERGVLGVTGRGMLPQLLGSWLVIQAAVLHSPRDLRICLLIGSTGIVDAWRWIRWLPHCRPLVEEKAIFVGADEVSRSRRIAELTSLIESRRAHPPEAPRSAPDILVVLDGARMLRSVPGMTTVLRGGPAVGIHIICLEADVRDLPPECRAVVEQDGDELLMRQDRSAVIRHVCPDLIGLTGLPSLTDQAGLTGQAGAPAVDAVGLASAAGWCESVARALAPLRDAGDDDSEGLPSAVRLLDILGADPPTPKVIQDFWSSVPQPPRGAASRAVPVGIGEGGRFTIDLSRDGPHGLVAGTTGAGKSELLQTIIAAHAVMYRPDEMIFVLVDYKGGSAFAECAALPHTVGMVTDLDPHLVRRALSSLSAELRRRERMLAAAGAKDLDAFRRLLHHPIERPTIPRLLLVVDEFATLARELPEFVAGLVNLAQRGRSLGIHLLLATQRPAGVVSPEIRANTNLRIALRVTDAAESEDVVGCPAAALISPATPGRAVVRTGPGITTAVQTGWIGGPDPVTRPGRDGSSGIPVPRVTPLPWPEPDDAPRRDADTSQVVPAPSDGPPSEDVSLAEPRTDLAALVSAVREASTRLGISPVPSPWLPPLPERITLDSLVGATAGRTGPSDHTGPSDHTIAADGYGRRPAGSNRPAGSSGSPGLHADGLVRLPPVAIGLADHCDRQLQLPFTIDLEHGGHLMIVGSPRTGRSTVLRTAAGALATALPVGELHLYGLDCGGNALAPLEDLPHSGAVVSRDDPERVARLLARLANEISERQTILSRKGFMDLAEARRSWRPSPGDAGDAMRPSPYLVLLVDRFEGFLAAFEDVDGGILVDQFLRLVREGQAVGLRVIITTDRRGLIGRLASLVDERLLLRMADPSDYALAGLSPFDVPGTLPAGRGVAVGGRFPSPVETQIALLDADPTGRAQVAALRAVGSRAMSHAGRSVEVPRRLPERFDRRPFRIDALPSLVTSEQMERAPGRSRRSVAAAMRPENRSSLHVPIGIGGDELEIVEVDLDADSPGFMISGPPRSGRSCVLLTLALSLLTEGARIVALTPRPSPLRSLAHRPGVVAVLDGTMNLVEEAGSNSTGRHGGRGRGESAVTPKTRRTDTARSLTDLPTGLSGDEPLVVLVDDAELVGERAAAELAAFWQAARDGGGVLIVAGTTEELLGQYRGFLVDVRRGGYGLLLAPGRPGDGELLGVRLSRTIGGPAPPGRGVLVRRGAVLPVQVACPPTPNLLTSPSARVPKGTMPCEP, encoded by the coding sequence ATGCGTTTCACCCTCACCGTCCGCGATGCCACCCGGAATTCCAGCACGGACGTACTACTGACCGCCGCCCCGGAAACCCCACTCCGTGCGGTGGCCGGGGCGATGGCCGCCGCTGTCCGCCCGCAGCGGCGTACTCCCACACCGGCGCGGGCCGGGCCCTCGATCAACGTCTCCGGTACCGTCCGTCCGCTCGACCCGGAGACGACCCTGGCCTCCTCGCCGCTGCGTGAGGGTGCGGTGGTGAGCCTTGATGCCGTGGTGTCCCGGCGGGTCCGCGGGACGGGCCTGGTCGACCTGATGATCATCGGCGGACCCGGGGCGGGCGACATTCATCACCTGCCGGCGGGTGAGTTCACCGTCGGCTCGGGACCCGGCTGCACTGTCACGCTAGGGGGTCACAGCAGCGACGAGCCCGCGCTGACCATCCGGATCGAGGTCGACGGTCGGTGCACCGTCACAGCCGGTCCGGGTGCGGCCGTCCTCGGCGACCACCCATCGTTGCCTGCCGGCACCATCCTGGCCGCGGTGCGGATCGCCCCGGTGACGTTGCTGCTCGTGCGGCCCGCACCGCTCACGGTGCTGACCCGCCCGTCCGTCTCCGCTCCTGGCATGCTCGACGTCAACCGTCCGCCTCGCCTGCATCCGCCGGAGCGGGAGTCCGTCTTTGTCCTGCCGGCCGCACCCGCCGAACCCCGCCGTGTTCAGGTTCCGGTGCTCACGACGGTGCTGCCGCTTGTCGCCGCCCTGGGCATGGCAGCCCTGCTGCGGACGGTCTACGTTCTGCTCTTCGCGGTGCTGGCGCCGGTGAGCCTGGCCGCCTCCGTGGTGAGCGGCCGACGGCGGGAGGGCCGGGAGTTCCGTGCGGCCATGGCCCGCTACCGGCAGGAGCGGGACGACGTCGAGGCCACGGCTCGTGCCGCGCTTGCGGCGGAATGCGCCGAGCGTCGTCGCAGCCACCCCGATCCGGCAAGTCTGCTCGCCACCGCTCAGGGACCGACTGCGACGCTGTGGGAGCGGCGTCGTCATGACCCCGACCACCTGCACCTGAGGTTCGGCACGGCCGACCTGCCAAGCAGGGTCCGGACCACGGACCCCTCCCCTGCCGCCGTCACGCCCCGGCAGCCCCCGGCCTGGGTCGCTCCCGATGTCCCCGCCGTCATTGCTCTGGCCGAGCGGGGAGTGCTCGGCGTCACCGGTCGGGGCATGTTGCCGCAGCTTCTCGGCAGCTGGCTCGTGATCCAGGCCGCTGTCCTGCACAGCCCTCGCGATCTCCGGATCTGTCTACTGATTGGCTCCACAGGCATCGTCGATGCCTGGCGATGGATCCGCTGGCTGCCGCACTGTCGGCCGTTGGTAGAGGAGAAAGCCATTTTCGTCGGAGCCGACGAGGTCAGCCGCTCCCGCCGGATCGCCGAACTTACATCCTTGATCGAGAGTCGCCGCGCCCATCCGCCCGAGGCACCCAGATCCGCCCCCGACATCCTGGTCGTGCTGGACGGGGCCCGGATGCTGCGCTCCGTTCCCGGGATGACGACCGTGCTACGTGGCGGACCGGCGGTCGGCATCCACATCATCTGCCTGGAGGCCGACGTCCGGGACCTTCCGCCCGAATGCCGGGCCGTTGTCGAACAGGACGGCGACGAGTTGTTGATGCGGCAGGATCGGTCAGCCGTGATCAGACATGTCTGCCCAGACCTTATCGGTCTCACCGGCCTGCCCAGTCTCACCGACCAGGCCGGTCTCACCGGCCAGGCCGGAGCACCGGCCGTCGATGCCGTGGGACTGGCCTCCGCGGCCGGCTGGTGTGAGTCGGTCGCCAGAGCCTTGGCGCCGCTGCGCGACGCCGGTGACGACGACTCCGAGGGCCTTCCCTCCGCCGTCCGGCTCCTGGACATCCTCGGCGCCGACCCACCCACGCCGAAGGTGATCCAAGATTTCTGGTCATCGGTGCCGCAGCCGCCCCGGGGCGCGGCGAGCAGGGCGGTACCAGTCGGGATCGGTGAGGGTGGGAGGTTCACGATCGATCTCTCTCGCGACGGACCGCACGGGCTGGTCGCTGGCACGACCGGGGCCGGAAAGTCCGAACTGCTGCAGACGATCATTGCTGCGCACGCCGTGATGTACCGCCCGGACGAGATGATCTTCGTGCTGGTTGACTACAAGGGAGGCAGCGCGTTCGCCGAGTGCGCCGCTCTCCCCCACACCGTCGGTATGGTCACCGACCTCGATCCGCACCTGGTTCGACGCGCGCTGAGCTCGCTCAGCGCCGAGCTTCGCAGACGGGAACGGATGTTGGCCGCGGCCGGAGCGAAGGACCTCGACGCCTTTCGACGTCTGCTCCATCATCCCATCGAGCGTCCGACGATTCCCCGCCTACTTCTGGTCGTCGACGAATTCGCCACGCTAGCCCGCGAACTACCCGAATTCGTCGCCGGATTGGTCAACCTGGCCCAACGCGGACGGTCGCTCGGGATCCATCTCCTGCTGGCCACCCAACGCCCCGCGGGGGTGGTGTCACCGGAGATCCGGGCGAATACGAACCTGCGCATCGCGTTGCGGGTCACCGACGCGGCGGAGAGCGAGGACGTCGTCGGCTGCCCGGCCGCTGCCCTGATCAGTCCGGCCACTCCCGGTCGGGCGGTGGTACGCACCGGCCCGGGCATCACGACAGCCGTTCAGACCGGGTGGATCGGTGGACCGGATCCGGTCACCAGACCAGGCAGAGACGGCTCGTCCGGAATTCCTGTGCCCAGGGTCACCCCGCTACCGTGGCCGGAACCGGACGACGCTCCACGTCGGGATGCCGACACGTCCCAGGTGGTGCCGGCGCCGTCGGACGGACCGCCGTCGGAAGACGTGTCCCTGGCAGAGCCGCGCACCGACCTGGCTGCTCTGGTCTCGGCAGTACGGGAGGCCTCGACGAGGCTCGGGATCTCTCCGGTACCCAGTCCGTGGCTTCCCCCGCTCCCTGAGCGGATTACCCTCGACTCTCTCGTCGGGGCGACCGCCGGCCGCACCGGCCCGAGCGACCACACCGGCCCGAGCGACCACACCATCGCCGCGGATGGCTACGGCCGCCGTCCGGCGGGCTCCAACCGTCCGGCGGGCTCCAGCGGATCCCCCGGGCTCCACGCGGACGGTCTCGTTCGGCTCCCTCCCGTCGCCATCGGGCTGGCCGATCACTGTGACCGTCAGCTTCAGCTGCCCTTCACGATCGATCTGGAACACGGCGGCCACCTCATGATCGTCGGCTCGCCACGGACCGGGCGCTCGACCGTGTTGCGCACCGCTGCCGGCGCCCTCGCCACCGCCCTGCCCGTCGGCGAGCTCCATCTCTACGGACTGGACTGCGGCGGCAACGCCCTGGCACCCCTCGAGGACCTGCCGCACTCCGGTGCCGTGGTGAGCCGGGACGATCCCGAGCGGGTCGCGAGGCTCCTCGCCCGTCTGGCCAATGAGATCAGCGAACGGCAGACGATCCTCTCCCGGAAAGGCTTCATGGATCTTGCCGAGGCCCGGCGGTCGTGGCGGCCGTCCCCCGGCGATGCGGGCGACGCCATGCGCCCATCGCCGTACCTGGTGCTGCTCGTCGACCGGTTCGAAGGATTTCTGGCCGCGTTTGAGGACGTCGACGGAGGAATACTCGTCGACCAATTTCTGCGGCTGGTGCGCGAAGGTCAGGCGGTGGGCCTGCGAGTGATCATCACTACCGATCGACGAGGGTTGATCGGGCGGCTGGCGTCGCTCGTCGACGAACGACTACTCCTGCGGATGGCCGACCCTTCCGACTACGCACTCGCCGGCCTGTCCCCGTTCGACGTGCCCGGGACGCTGCCCGCCGGACGTGGGGTCGCGGTCGGAGGTCGGTTCCCCAGTCCCGTGGAGACACAGATCGCGCTGCTCGACGCGGACCCCACAGGCCGGGCTCAGGTTGCGGCACTGCGGGCGGTGGGCTCTCGGGCGATGTCCCATGCGGGCCGATCTGTGGAGGTGCCGCGAAGGCTGCCGGAGCGCTTCGATCGTCGTCCTTTCCGGATCGACGCGCTGCCCTCCCTCGTCACATCCGAGCAGATGGAACGCGCGCCCGGGCGGTCGCGGAGATCCGTGGCGGCGGCCATGCGCCCAGAAAATCGATCTTCGCTGCACGTGCCGATCGGAATCGGAGGGGACGAGCTGGAGATCGTCGAGGTGGATCTGGATGCCGACAGTCCCGGTTTCATGATCAGCGGCCCGCCACGATCCGGGCGCAGTTGCGTTCTACTCACGCTGGCGTTGTCCCTCCTTACCGAGGGTGCCCGAATCGTCGCGTTGACGCCGCGTCCGTCGCCCCTTCGTTCCCTCGCCCACCGACCCGGTGTCGTCGCCGTTCTGGACGGAACCATGAACCTCGTGGAGGAGGCGGGAAGCAACAGCACCGGCCGTCACGGCGGCCGCGGGCGGGGTGAGTCAGCCGTCACGCCGAAGACCCGTCGGACCGACACCGCCCGGTCGCTGACCGACCTGCCAACCGGCCTGTCAGGGGACGAACCTCTGGTCGTCCTCGTCGACGACGCCGAACTGGTCGGTGAACGGGCCGCGGCCGAACTGGCGGCCTTCTGGCAGGCCGCACGCGACGGCGGCGGCGTGTTGATCGTCGCTGGTACGACCGAGGAGCTGCTGGGCCAGTACCGCGGATTCCTCGTCGACGTCCGCCGCGGTGGGTACGGGCTGCTCCTGGCCCCGGGGCGGCCGGGTGACGGCGAACTGCTCGGAGTCCGGCTGTCCCGCACGATCGGCGGCCCCGCGCCTCCAGGTCGCGGGGTGCTGGTGCGCCGCGGAGCCGTCCTTCCTGTCCAGGTCGCCTGTCCCCCGACACCCAACCTGCTCACGTCCCCCTCTGCTCGAGTCCCGAAAGGAACAATGCCGTGCGAACCGTGA
- a CDS encoding GGDEF domain-containing protein yields MTPTFRDLDAFRRVNFSFGYPMGDAVPDAAARRFSKILHPGDILGRWGGDEFVILTGPVTAAEAATLAERLISSLDGPLDVHGHRISMSVSAGVALSAGPSPTGQARSPEPALGLPIPADAAEVGDAMVELAGTEVMRTRATARTVGREHRPRDSP; encoded by the coding sequence TTGACCCCGACCTTCCGTGACCTGGATGCATTTCGTCGAGTCAATTTCTCCTTCGGCTATCCGATGGGCGATGCCGTTCCGGATGCCGCCGCCCGCCGCTTTTCGAAAATACTCCACCCCGGCGACATTCTCGGGCGCTGGGGCGGGGACGAGTTCGTCATCCTCACCGGACCCGTTACCGCGGCCGAGGCCGCGACCCTGGCCGAGCGGCTCATCTCCTCCCTGGACGGACCGCTGGACGTGCACGGTCATCGGATCAGCATGTCAGTGAGCGCCGGAGTGGCCCTGTCGGCCGGGCCGTCTCCGACCGGCCAGGCACGCTCACCCGAACCTGCGCTCGGTTTACCGATCCCGGCCGACGCTGCCGAGGTGGGTGACGCCATGGTGGAGCTGGCGGGTACGGAGGTGATGCGCACCCGGGCGACGGCACGCACGGTCGGGCGGGAGCATCGTCCTCGCGACTCGCCATGA